From Streptomyces sp. TLI_235, a single genomic window includes:
- a CDS encoding 3-phenylpropionate/trans-cinnamate dioxygenase alpha subunit, which translates to MTNTSAPGLSRAREPFADVSPYFDLDRGLVDRTIFSDQGLYQQELRRVFAPSWLFLAHQSQFRKPGDFFTTYMGEDPVIVALGRDGKLRAFLNACRHRGMRVCRADAGATKAFTCSYHGWSYDTSGQLINVPNGEDYPSYFDREQWGLVEVAQLDTYKGLVFATWNPDAPPLAEALGGMTWYMDAMLDRDPEGTEVVGGVHKWVLEGNWKLAAEQFASDWYHVNISHASALMVMSPSGKGPKSEIVQTPGRQYSDPLGHGHGFPTHPKSRFDDRVVHEWYDYDALRARLGDARVEGPMTTGHATVFPNFSYLPVNGSIRVWHPKGPDKMEVWAWTIVDKSMPDEVRDAQRLYNLRTFGPTGIFEQDDGENWSEVQATAHGFMAGSMTLNYQMGLGLESEDGIHPGTTGRLYTDGAARGFYARWRDLMNTPAWHEKDTP; encoded by the coding sequence ATGACGAACACCTCCGCGCCCGGTCTCTCACGCGCACGAGAGCCATTCGCCGACGTCAGCCCGTACTTCGACCTCGACCGAGGTCTCGTCGACCGTACGATCTTCAGCGATCAGGGCCTCTACCAGCAGGAGCTGCGCCGGGTCTTCGCGCCCAGCTGGCTGTTCCTCGCCCATCAGAGCCAGTTCCGCAAGCCCGGCGACTTCTTCACCACCTACATGGGTGAGGACCCCGTCATCGTCGCCCTCGGTCGCGACGGGAAGCTCCGCGCCTTCCTCAACGCCTGCCGCCACCGCGGCATGCGGGTCTGCCGCGCGGACGCCGGCGCCACCAAGGCGTTCACCTGCAGCTACCACGGCTGGTCGTACGACACGTCCGGGCAGCTCATCAACGTCCCCAACGGCGAGGACTACCCGTCCTACTTCGATCGGGAGCAGTGGGGCCTGGTCGAGGTCGCCCAGCTCGACACCTACAAGGGACTGGTCTTCGCAACCTGGAACCCGGACGCGCCGCCTCTCGCTGAGGCGCTGGGCGGCATGACCTGGTACATGGACGCCATGCTCGACCGCGACCCGGAGGGGACGGAGGTGGTCGGCGGGGTGCACAAGTGGGTGCTGGAAGGCAACTGGAAGCTGGCCGCCGAGCAGTTCGCCTCCGACTGGTACCACGTCAACATCTCGCACGCCTCGGCCCTGATGGTCATGTCCCCCAGCGGGAAGGGGCCGAAGTCGGAGATCGTCCAGACACCGGGCCGGCAGTACAGCGATCCACTCGGCCATGGTCACGGCTTCCCGACTCACCCCAAGAGCCGTTTCGACGACCGCGTCGTGCACGAGTGGTACGACTACGACGCGCTGCGCGCACGTCTCGGTGACGCTCGCGTCGAGGGTCCGATGACCACCGGCCACGCCACGGTCTTCCCGAACTTCTCCTACCTGCCGGTCAACGGAAGCATCCGCGTGTGGCATCCCAAGGGTCCGGACAAGATGGAGGTCTGGGCTTGGACGATTGTCGACAAGTCCATGCCCGACGAGGTCAGGGATGCCCAACGCCTCTACAACCTCCGGACGTTCGGTCCGACCGGCATCTTCGAGCAGGACGACGGCGAGAACTGGAGCGAGGTCCAGGCGACCGCGCACGGTTTCATGGCGGGCTCGATGACGCTCAATTACCAGATGGGTCTGGGCCTGGAATCCGAGGACGGCATCCACCCCGGCACTACCGGCCGCCTGTACACCGACGGCGCCGCGCGGGGCTTCTACGCCCGCTGGCGCGACCTGATGAACACGCCCGCGTGGCACGAGAAGGACACCCCATGA
- a CDS encoding XRE family transcriptional regulator: protein MDDWLSDAPRVVAVSSGNAVVARNVRLLREQRGLSLAELARQAGLAKQTLSKLEQGTGNPTVDTLFAISSALGVPVTRLVAEREQVMAVQRGDEVVWKQHAGYESRALDHVYGSGVIENYVVRIHDRAGGPVSPSEPHPVGTLEHLYVISGRVRVGPVDSPVEAAAGDFVRYPGDRPHLYESLAGESLVHIVVSVPRVQPGTGAANVAPTHGDG from the coding sequence ATGGACGACTGGCTCTCAGATGCCCCTAGAGTGGTGGCTGTGTCGTCAGGAAACGCCGTGGTGGCGCGCAACGTGCGCCTTCTCAGAGAGCAGCGCGGTCTGTCGCTGGCCGAGTTGGCCCGGCAGGCGGGGCTGGCCAAGCAGACGTTGTCCAAGCTGGAGCAGGGCACGGGAAATCCCACCGTGGACACGCTGTTCGCGATCTCGTCGGCGCTCGGTGTGCCGGTGACCCGTCTGGTGGCGGAGCGGGAACAGGTGATGGCGGTGCAGCGGGGCGACGAGGTGGTCTGGAAGCAGCACGCGGGGTACGAGTCCCGAGCGCTGGACCACGTGTACGGCTCCGGTGTGATCGAGAACTATGTGGTGCGGATCCATGATCGGGCCGGTGGCCCGGTGAGCCCCTCGGAGCCCCATCCGGTCGGCACGTTGGAGCACTTGTACGTCATCAGCGGCCGGGTCCGGGTAGGACCCGTAGACAGCCCGGTGGAGGCGGCGGCCGGCGACTTCGTGCGCTACCCGGGAGATCGGCCGCATCTGTACGAGTCGCTCGCCGGCGAAAGCCTGGTGCACATCGTGGTGAGCGTCCCGCGGGTGCAGCCGGGGACCGGGGCCGCGAACGTCGCACCCACTCACGGAGACGGCTGA
- a CDS encoding methane/phenol/toluene hydroxylase, with protein sequence MQYELRYRVLEPRRQTYQNVIDRLGDQPASRYLEATLDVEPRENFHYRPTWAQGRELYDERFSALRLSDPYSYTDPRQYYYTPYVTQRAALHDEFGKTLGYLETRDLLSKLPEPWHSVLTSVVVPLRHYESGAQLVSVSGARFAYGTSLEQCCTFAAFDRIGNAQMLSRIGIAAGGQGVTGGREPGAHRGERAARPAWHRRYGPGADPRVRKTLSFAAPGVPHLGTTDWATPGTGRNLALAARQGGPSRQA encoded by the coding sequence GTGCAATACGAACTGCGTTACCGCGTCCTCGAACCGAGGCGCCAGACCTACCAGAACGTGATCGACCGCCTCGGCGACCAGCCGGCGAGCCGCTACCTCGAAGCGACACTCGACGTCGAACCGAGGGAGAACTTCCACTACCGGCCCACCTGGGCGCAGGGCCGGGAGCTGTACGACGAGCGGTTCTCCGCCCTGCGGCTGTCGGACCCGTACAGCTACACCGATCCGCGCCAGTACTACTACACCCCGTACGTGACCCAGCGAGCCGCACTGCACGACGAGTTCGGCAAGACCCTGGGCTATCTGGAGACGCGCGACCTGCTGTCGAAGCTCCCCGAGCCGTGGCACTCGGTGCTGACGTCGGTGGTCGTCCCGCTCAGGCACTACGAGTCCGGAGCTCAGCTCGTCAGCGTCTCCGGCGCCCGCTTCGCCTACGGCACCTCCCTGGAGCAGTGCTGCACCTTCGCCGCGTTCGACCGGATCGGCAACGCGCAGATGCTCTCCCGGATCGGCATCGCCGCCGGCGGCCAGGGAGTCACTGGCGGACGAGAGCCTGGTGCACATCGTGGTGAGCGTGCCGCGCGTCCAGCCTGGCACCGGCGGTACGGACCTGGCGCGGACCCACGGGTACGAAAGACCCTGAGCTTCGCCGCACCTGGTGTGCCGCATCTCGGCACAACCGATTGGGCCACCCCCGGGACAGGGCGGAATCTGGCGTTGGCTGCTCGTCAGGGCGGTCCGAGCCGCCAGGCGTGA
- a CDS encoding 3-phenylpropionate/trans-cinnamate dioxygenase ferredoxin subunit yields MSTTGIRVAAVGDIEDGEALMVPAQTVGHVDAITVFHDGGDYFALDDTCSHGQASLSEGWVEGGEVECPLHSARFCLKSGQPQCMPATIGQRTHRVEVRDGGIWLYPGQEVAG; encoded by the coding sequence ATGAGCACCACTGGAATCCGCGTGGCGGCCGTCGGCGACATCGAGGACGGCGAAGCGCTGATGGTCCCCGCGCAGACCGTCGGCCACGTTGACGCGATCACTGTCTTCCACGACGGTGGCGACTACTTCGCGCTCGACGACACCTGCTCCCACGGACAGGCCTCGCTCTCCGAGGGCTGGGTCGAGGGAGGCGAGGTGGAGTGCCCGCTGCACAGTGCCCGCTTCTGCCTGAAGTCCGGTCAGCCGCAGTGCATGCCGGCCACGATCGGCCAGCGCACCCACCGGGTCGAGGTCCGCGACGGCGGGATCTGGCTGTACCCCGGCCAGGAGGTAGCAGGATGA
- a CDS encoding 3-hydroxyacyl-CoA dehydrogenase/enoyl-CoA hydratase/3-hydroxybutyryl-CoA epimerase — protein MTQSIRWEQDGDGVVTLVLDDPTQSVNTMNDAFTDSLEEMVARLKAMDDLRGVVVTSAKETFFAGGDLRMLSAVRPEDAQGFYDTSMRLKQALRGLETLGKPVVAAINGSALGGGLEIALTCHHRIALDAPGSKIGLPEVTLGLLPGGGGVVRTVRLLGITDALLKVLLKGKQYRPAQALEVGLVDELADTTQDMLAKARAWIDAHPESVQRFDVKGYKIPGGTPATPAFAANLPAFPASLRKELGGAPYPAPRNILAAAVESTQVDVETAMQVEARYFTELVCGQTAKNMIQAFFFDMRTVNSGARRPKDIPSREVRKVAVLGAGMMGSGIAYACAAAGIQVVLKDISPEAAERGKSYSAGVLDKAVARGTMTPDEREKVLARITPTAEAADLAGCDVVIEAVFEDPQLKYKVFQDVQDVVAPDALLCSNTSTLPISLLAEGVTRRADFIGLHFFSPVDKMPLVEIIRGPQTGDETLARAFDLVRQIRKTPIVVNDSRGFFTSRVIRTFIDEGVAMVGEGIDPASVEQAATQAGYPAKVLSLMDELTLTLSRKISNEARRAVEEAGGIRTGHPADAVLDRMLDEFHRPGRSGGAGFYEYEDGRRTRLWTGLREHFTRPGAEIPFEDMKERMLFAEALDSVRCLEENVLTSVADANVGSLLGIGFPAWTGGVLQYINGYQGGLPGFVARAHELADRYGERLTPPALLLNMAAEGRTFED, from the coding sequence ATGACCCAGTCAATCCGCTGGGAGCAGGACGGGGACGGCGTCGTGACCCTCGTCCTCGACGACCCCACCCAGTCCGTCAACACCATGAACGACGCCTTCACCGACTCCCTTGAGGAGATGGTGGCCCGGTTGAAGGCCATGGACGACCTGCGCGGCGTGGTGGTCACATCGGCGAAGGAGACCTTCTTCGCCGGCGGTGACCTGCGCATGCTCAGTGCTGTCCGGCCCGAGGACGCGCAAGGCTTCTACGACACGTCCATGAGGCTCAAGCAGGCGCTGCGTGGTCTGGAGACGCTGGGCAAGCCAGTGGTCGCCGCGATCAACGGCTCGGCGCTCGGCGGTGGTCTGGAGATCGCGCTCACCTGCCACCACCGCATCGCCCTCGACGCCCCGGGCAGCAAGATCGGCTTGCCCGAGGTCACCCTCGGCCTGCTCCCGGGCGGCGGCGGTGTGGTCCGCACGGTCCGGCTGCTGGGCATCACCGACGCCTTGCTCAAGGTGCTGCTCAAGGGCAAGCAGTACCGTCCCGCGCAGGCTCTCGAGGTCGGTCTGGTCGACGAACTCGCCGACACCACGCAGGACATGCTCGCCAAGGCCCGCGCCTGGATCGACGCCCACCCCGAGTCGGTTCAGCGCTTCGACGTCAAGGGCTACAAGATTCCCGGCGGCACCCCCGCCACGCCGGCGTTCGCCGCCAACCTGCCCGCGTTCCCGGCCAGTCTGCGCAAGGAGCTGGGCGGCGCACCCTACCCGGCTCCGCGCAACATCCTCGCCGCCGCCGTGGAGAGCACCCAGGTCGACGTCGAGACGGCGATGCAGGTGGAGGCGCGCTACTTCACCGAGCTGGTCTGCGGGCAGACCGCCAAGAACATGATCCAGGCGTTCTTCTTCGACATGCGGACCGTCAACTCCGGTGCGAGGAGGCCCAAGGACATCCCGTCCCGGGAGGTCCGCAAGGTCGCTGTGCTCGGCGCCGGCATGATGGGCTCCGGCATCGCGTACGCCTGCGCAGCGGCCGGGATCCAGGTCGTGCTCAAGGACATCTCGCCGGAGGCCGCCGAGCGCGGAAAGTCCTACTCGGCAGGCGTGTTGGACAAGGCGGTGGCCCGGGGCACGATGACCCCGGACGAGCGGGAGAAGGTCCTCGCCCGGATCACCCCGACGGCTGAGGCCGCCGACCTCGCGGGCTGCGACGTGGTGATCGAGGCCGTCTTCGAGGACCCCCAGCTCAAGTACAAGGTGTTCCAGGACGTCCAGGATGTCGTCGCCCCCGACGCACTGCTCTGCTCCAACACCTCCACCCTGCCCATCAGCCTGCTCGCCGAGGGCGTCACCCGCCGCGCCGACTTCATCGGCCTGCACTTCTTTTCGCCGGTCGACAAGATGCCACTGGTGGAGATCATCCGCGGCCCGCAGACGGGCGATGAGACGCTGGCCCGCGCCTTCGATCTGGTCCGCCAGATCCGCAAGACCCCGATCGTGGTCAACGACTCCCGCGGCTTCTTCACCTCTCGCGTCATCCGGACGTTCATCGACGAGGGGGTCGCCATGGTCGGCGAGGGCATCGACCCGGCCTCCGTCGAGCAGGCCGCCACCCAGGCCGGTTACCCGGCCAAGGTGCTCTCGCTGATGGACGAGCTGACCCTCACCCTCTCCCGGAAGATCAGCAATGAGGCCCGCCGCGCCGTCGAGGAGGCCGGCGGTATCCGGACCGGGCATCCTGCGGACGCCGTGCTCGACCGGATGCTGGACGAGTTCCACCGTCCGGGCCGCAGCGGCGGCGCGGGCTTCTACGAGTACGAGGACGGCCGCCGCACGCGCCTGTGGACCGGCCTGCGGGAACACTTCACGCGTCCTGGTGCGGAAATCCCGTTCGAGGACATGAAGGAGCGCATGCTCTTCGCTGAGGCGCTGGACTCCGTCCGCTGCCTGGAGGAGAACGTGCTGACGTCCGTCGCGGACGCCAATGTCGGCTCCCTGCTCGGCATCGGCTTCCCTGCCTGGACCGGCGGCGTCCTCCAGTACATCAACGGCTACCAGGGCGGCCTGCCGGGATTCGTGGCCCGTGCCCACGAACTGGCCGACCGCTACGGCGAGCGTCTCACCCCACCTGCGCTGTTGCTGAACATGGCTGCTGAGGGCCGCACCTTCGAGGACTGA
- a CDS encoding acetyl-CoA C-acetyltransferase — protein MTTEAYVYDAVRTPRGRGKPNGSLHGTKPIDLVVGLIHELQARFPGLDPSAIDDIVLGVVSPLGDQGGDIARAAAIAAGLPDTVAGVQENRFCASGLEAVNLAAAKVRSGWEDLILAGGVESMSRVPMGSDGGAWLMDPMTAYEARIVPQGVAADLIATIGDFSRTDVDAFAAESQNRAAKAEADGLFDRSVVPVKDRSGLVVLDRDEFIRPGTTVETLAALKPSFARIGEAGGFDALALQKYHWVEKIDHVHHAGNSSGIVDGAALVAIGNREVGERYGLRPRARIVSAAVSGSDPTIMLTGPAPAARKALAKAGLEPSDIDLVEINEAFAAIALRFMHELGFRHEQVNVNGGAIALGHPLGATGAMILGTLIDELERRDLRYGLATLCIAAGMGIATVVERI, from the coding sequence GTGACCACCGAGGCGTACGTCTACGACGCCGTCCGCACTCCACGCGGCCGAGGCAAGCCCAACGGCTCCCTGCACGGGACCAAGCCCATCGACCTGGTCGTCGGGCTGATCCACGAGCTCCAAGCCCGCTTCCCCGGTCTGGACCCGTCCGCGATCGACGACATCGTGCTCGGTGTGGTCAGCCCGCTCGGCGACCAGGGCGGCGACATCGCCCGGGCCGCCGCCATCGCGGCCGGCCTTCCCGACACCGTCGCGGGCGTGCAGGAGAACCGCTTCTGTGCCTCCGGCTTGGAAGCCGTCAATCTGGCGGCGGCAAAGGTCCGTTCGGGCTGGGAGGACCTGATCCTGGCCGGCGGGGTGGAGTCGATGTCCCGGGTCCCGATGGGCTCCGACGGCGGCGCCTGGCTCATGGACCCGATGACCGCCTACGAGGCCCGGATCGTGCCGCAGGGCGTCGCCGCCGACCTCATCGCCACCATCGGGGACTTTTCCCGCACGGACGTGGACGCCTTCGCCGCCGAGTCCCAGAACCGTGCCGCCAAGGCCGAGGCCGACGGCCTCTTCGACCGTTCCGTGGTCCCGGTCAAGGACCGCAGCGGGCTCGTGGTGCTGGACCGCGACGAGTTCATCCGCCCCGGGACGACCGTGGAGACTCTGGCCGCCCTCAAGCCGTCCTTCGCCCGGATCGGCGAGGCCGGTGGCTTTGATGCCCTGGCCCTGCAGAAGTACCACTGGGTGGAGAAGATCGACCACGTCCACCACGCGGGCAACTCCTCCGGCATCGTCGACGGCGCCGCCCTGGTCGCCATCGGCAACCGCGAGGTCGGCGAACGGTACGGGCTGCGCCCGCGGGCCAGGATCGTCTCGGCCGCGGTCTCCGGCTCCGACCCGACCATCATGCTGACCGGCCCGGCCCCGGCCGCCCGCAAGGCCCTCGCCAAGGCCGGGCTGGAGCCTTCGGACATCGACCTGGTGGAGATCAACGAGGCCTTCGCGGCGATCGCTCTGCGCTTCATGCACGAACTCGGCTTCCGCCACGAGCAGGTGAACGTCAACGGCGGTGCGATCGCTCTCGGCCACCCGCTCGGCGCCACCGGCGCCATGATCCTGGGCACCCTGATCGACGAGCTGGAGCGCCGTGACCTCCGCTACGGCCTGGCCACGCTCTGCATCGCCGCCGGCATGGGCATCGCCACCGTCGTCGAGCGCATCTGA
- a CDS encoding 2-oxo-3-hexenedioate decarboxylase/2-keto-4-pentenoate hydratase, with product MQQHDITAPSRTHGELAALLRRAEAERSPIAPLTELHDGLDLVGAYAVQDINTRLRLAAGDRLVGRKVGLTSLPMQRQLGVDEPDFGVLFQSMVIPDGGTVASGDMVAPRAEAEIAFVLGRPLGGPEVTADEAREAVSQVVLAVEIIDSRIADWRITLADTVADNASSARVVVGRPVDATPQLMAGLKDESLELYVDGEQAARGLGSEVLGDPIEAVAWLARTLDRFGTGLQPGELVLAGAVHASIPLTPGTRMVARSASGRLPELTAGIR from the coding sequence ATGCAGCAACACGACATCACGGCCCCGAGCCGGACTCACGGAGAGCTCGCCGCACTGTTGCGGCGCGCCGAGGCTGAGCGCTCGCCCATCGCTCCGCTCACCGAACTGCACGACGGTCTGGACCTCGTCGGCGCCTATGCCGTGCAGGACATCAACACGCGACTGCGGCTGGCCGCGGGGGACCGCCTGGTCGGCCGCAAGGTGGGCCTCACCTCACTTCCGATGCAACGTCAGCTCGGGGTGGACGAACCGGACTTCGGGGTTCTCTTTCAATCGATGGTGATCCCCGACGGTGGCACCGTGGCGAGCGGCGACATGGTCGCTCCCCGAGCCGAGGCCGAGATCGCGTTCGTCCTGGGCCGACCGCTTGGCGGACCCGAAGTGACGGCCGACGAGGCGCGCGAAGCGGTGTCCCAAGTGGTTCTGGCTGTCGAGATCATTGACAGCCGGATCGCCGACTGGCGGATCACGCTGGCGGACACCGTCGCCGACAATGCCTCCTCCGCACGAGTCGTGGTCGGCCGCCCCGTCGACGCCACACCGCAGCTGATGGCAGGGCTCAAGGACGAGAGCCTGGAGCTCTACGTCGACGGTGAACAAGCCGCACGTGGTCTGGGATCCGAGGTGCTGGGCGACCCGATCGAGGCCGTGGCCTGGCTGGCTCGCACCCTGGACCGCTTCGGCACCGGACTCCAGCCGGGGGAGCTGGTGCTCGCAGGGGCGGTGCACGCCAGCATCCCCCTCACGCCCGGCACGCGAATGGTCGCGCGGTCCGCATCCGGGCGGTTGCCCGAGCTGACCGCCGGCATCCGGTGA
- a CDS encoding 3-phenylpropionate/cinnamic acid dioxygenase small subunit encodes MSIHPPEPTTSALGASAVSDEDIRLHFEVQHLYAVEAQLLDQHRYADWLELFAEDLHYWAPVRTNRLRRQQSLANGSPGEVAIFDETKASLTWRIRRFDSGMAWAEDPPSRTRHLITNVTVRHGTDAGEYIAESAFLCYRNRLEREVDVYAGSRTDLLRRDPEDGRLLIARRTILLDQNVLLAKNISTFL; translated from the coding sequence ATGAGTATCCACCCCCCGGAGCCGACCACCTCGGCGCTCGGCGCGTCCGCCGTCTCGGACGAGGACATCCGGCTCCACTTCGAGGTCCAGCATCTGTACGCCGTCGAGGCACAGCTGCTCGACCAGCACCGTTACGCCGACTGGCTCGAGTTGTTCGCCGAGGACCTGCACTACTGGGCGCCGGTGCGGACCAACCGGCTGCGACGCCAGCAGAGCCTGGCAAACGGCTCGCCCGGCGAAGTGGCGATCTTCGACGAGACCAAGGCCAGCCTGACGTGGAGGATTCGCCGCTTCGACTCCGGCATGGCCTGGGCCGAGGACCCGCCGTCGCGGACCCGCCATCTGATCACCAACGTCACAGTCCGTCACGGAACCGACGCCGGCGAGTACATCGCCGAGTCGGCCTTCCTGTGCTACCGAAACCGTCTGGAGCGCGAGGTCGACGTCTATGCCGGCAGCCGCACCGACCTGCTGCGCCGCGACCCCGAAGACGGTCGACTGTTGATCGCCCGCCGGACGATCCTCCTGGACCAGAACGTCCTGCTCGCCAAGAACATCAGCACCTTCCTGTGA
- a CDS encoding IclR family transcriptional regulator, with protein MHVQPSSGRNIAPARRESAATSDQQTAVDKALVLLKSLAEQDREVGVSELARRAQLTKSTAFRLLGILQRNEVVERVGSNYRLGAQLFDIGTRVYGPTSLLIQEHLLPYLADLYELTHETVHLAVLHDTEIVYVNKIHGHRAVRSPSRIGARLPAYCTGVGKALLAFDHDAAEAAIAAGLPARTEYTVTDPAGFRTELQTIREGGIAYDRQEAALGLSCVAVPIMGLLGRPVAAFSVAGADQRFDPARFAPALRRVAFEASRAITAAKARLATQVAPASRPAS; from the coding sequence ATGCACGTCCAACCCTCCTCCGGCCGGAACATTGCGCCGGCACGTCGCGAGTCCGCCGCGACGTCTGACCAGCAGACCGCGGTGGACAAGGCACTCGTCCTGCTCAAGTCGCTCGCCGAACAGGACCGTGAGGTCGGCGTGAGCGAACTGGCGCGCCGCGCCCAGCTCACCAAGTCCACGGCATTTCGGCTGCTCGGCATCCTCCAGCGGAACGAAGTGGTCGAACGCGTGGGGAGCAACTACCGGCTCGGCGCTCAACTGTTCGACATCGGCACCCGGGTCTACGGCCCGACGTCCCTGCTGATCCAGGAACACCTCCTGCCCTACCTTGCCGATCTCTACGAGCTGACGCACGAAACCGTCCACCTGGCCGTGCTCCACGACACCGAGATCGTGTACGTCAACAAGATCCACGGCCACCGGGCGGTCCGCTCCCCCTCTCGGATCGGCGCCCGCCTGCCTGCCTACTGCACAGGAGTCGGCAAGGCGCTCCTTGCCTTCGACCACGACGCCGCTGAGGCGGCCATCGCGGCAGGGCTGCCGGCCCGCACCGAGTACACCGTGACGGACCCCGCCGGTTTCCGCACCGAACTGCAGACCATCCGGGAAGGCGGGATCGCCTACGACCGCCAGGAGGCCGCCCTGGGCCTCAGCTGCGTCGCCGTGCCGATCATGGGTCTTCTCGGCCGCCCGGTGGCCGCCTTCTCCGTCGCGGGAGCGGACCAGCGCTTCGACCCGGCCCGCTTCGCGCCCGCCCTGCGCCGCGTCGCTTTCGAGGCCTCTCGGGCGATCACTGCCGCCAAGGCACGCCTGGCGACGCAGGTTGCGCCGGCCTCACGGCCGGCAAGCTGA
- a CDS encoding NAD/ferredoxin-dependent reductase-like protein: MSTLRRIAVVGAGLAAVSTCDALRAQGYDGRLIVLSAERGLPYDRPPLSKDVLLGKAHREDVLLRPEAWYEQQHIDLRDGAVVRSIRPDEGAVELADGSSVEADRVVLATGGTPRALPVPGGDDPAVHLLRTFGDAERLRERLLPGASVVVVGAGLIGAETAAVAVALGCRVTLVDPVPVPLVAAVGEKIAEALHRRHSSAGIQVVAAGVERIERVGDQLHVYLAGHGAPVNADAVVAGIGIRPAVELAEAAGLHVENGIVVRPGQHTSHPNVFAVGDVARLAGHRVRHEHWEAAQRDGQAAASGLLGLPLQDPGAPWFWSDRHGSRLEAVGTMADAERTVVRSSAESEAFTVFGLRAGSLVAAASIDRPRDVKAARRIIDRGVQVEPAQLADENTDLRTLLAR; this comes from the coding sequence ATGAGCACCTTGCGTCGCATCGCTGTCGTCGGCGCCGGCCTGGCCGCCGTTTCCACCTGTGACGCGCTGCGGGCCCAGGGGTACGACGGCCGGCTGATCGTGCTTTCCGCCGAGCGTGGGCTGCCTTACGACCGCCCGCCGCTCAGCAAGGACGTCCTGCTCGGTAAGGCCCACCGTGAAGACGTGCTGCTGAGGCCCGAAGCGTGGTACGAGCAACAGCACATCGACTTGCGGGACGGTGCCGTCGTGCGCTCGATCCGGCCGGACGAGGGCGCCGTGGAGCTGGCCGACGGATCCTCGGTCGAAGCCGATCGGGTGGTTCTGGCCACCGGCGGCACGCCTCGCGCGCTGCCCGTCCCCGGTGGGGACGACCCCGCCGTGCACCTGCTGCGCACCTTCGGCGACGCCGAGCGGTTGCGTGAGCGGTTGCTTCCCGGGGCCTCGGTCGTGGTCGTCGGTGCCGGGCTGATCGGTGCTGAGACCGCCGCGGTTGCTGTCGCGCTGGGTTGCAGGGTCACCTTGGTCGACCCGGTCCCCGTGCCGCTCGTGGCCGCAGTCGGCGAAAAGATCGCCGAGGCGCTGCATCGACGGCACTCGTCGGCGGGTATCCAGGTGGTCGCGGCGGGCGTCGAGCGCATCGAACGCGTCGGCGACCAACTCCACGTCTACCTGGCCGGGCACGGCGCGCCGGTGAACGCCGACGCCGTGGTGGCCGGGATCGGCATCCGGCCGGCCGTGGAACTGGCGGAAGCAGCCGGGCTGCACGTGGAGAACGGCATCGTGGTCCGCCCCGGACAGCACACCTCGCACCCGAACGTCTTCGCAGTCGGAGACGTCGCGCGACTGGCCGGACACCGCGTGCGCCACGAGCACTGGGAGGCCGCGCAGCGCGACGGGCAGGCAGCCGCGTCCGGCCTACTGGGTCTGCCGCTCCAGGACCCCGGTGCTCCCTGGTTCTGGTCGGACCGTCACGGCTCACGCCTCGAAGCGGTCGGCACTATGGCGGACGCCGAGCGCACGGTGGTGCGGAGCTCAGCGGAGAGCGAAGCGTTCACGGTCTTCGGCCTGCGCGCCGGCAGCCTCGTGGCCGCGGCATCCATCGACCGTCCCCGTGACGTCAAGGCCGCCCGACGGATCATCGACCGCGGGGTGCAGGTCGAGCCCGCCCAGCTGGCCGACGAGAACACTGATCTGCGGACGCTGCTCGCTCGCTGA